The following proteins are co-located in the Agromyces laixinhei genome:
- a CDS encoding DUF1990 family protein: MTDPQLQAWPVDESSSFHRSEASTGIGHGDEVWERAVHDVLRWKVKTRSGFTVPDAQPVSPGMELTITARVAGITVHEPVRVVSVIATGSRVGFSYRTLPGHPVDGEEAFIVHREVEDVFLTIRSLTRPAPQQPWRALYPLLRIAQQIARRRYLSALR, encoded by the coding sequence ATGACCGACCCTCAGCTGCAGGCATGGCCCGTCGACGAGTCGAGCTCGTTCCATCGCTCCGAAGCATCGACCGGGATCGGACACGGCGACGAGGTCTGGGAGCGCGCCGTACACGATGTCCTCCGTTGGAAGGTGAAGACCCGGAGCGGATTCACCGTACCCGACGCGCAACCGGTTTCGCCGGGCATGGAACTCACGATCACCGCCCGGGTGGCCGGCATCACCGTCCACGAACCCGTCCGAGTGGTGTCCGTCATCGCCACCGGATCACGCGTCGGGTTCTCCTACCGAACCCTCCCAGGGCACCCCGTCGACGGCGAGGAAGCATTCATCGTCCACCGCGAAGTCGAGGACGTGTTCCTCACCATCCGATCGCTCACGCGCCCGGCGCCCCAGCAACCGTGGCGGGCGCTCTATCCGCTACTCCGCATCGCTCAGCAGATTGCCCGACGCCGGTATCTGAGCGCGCTACGCTGA
- a CDS encoding DUF2510 domain-containing protein translates to MSDGRAAPAGWYPDPNDAAAQRWWDGAQWTEHRAAAPVTAYPAAPAYVPAAEGGRPAPYGGAEAARMPEGTPVDTLWIWLIVALPVLAALPIFFWDLEAYVMSSMSVDASANPVLAALGPYTDPWYLALMFGSWIAYGLVVWFAYLDYAALRRLGYARRFHWAWAFLSSLVYVIGRSVVVRGQAGRGFLPMAAAIALSVVLTIGVVTWVAVMMVNLFSSSMEMYSSY, encoded by the coding sequence TGGGACGGTGCGCAGTGGACCGAGCACCGGGCTGCCGCCCCGGTGACGGCATACCCCGCCGCCCCCGCCTACGTGCCGGCTGCGGAGGGCGGGCGCCCTGCGCCGTACGGCGGCGCCGAAGCCGCGCGCATGCCCGAGGGCACTCCGGTCGACACGCTCTGGATCTGGCTGATCGTGGCCCTGCCCGTGCTCGCCGCGCTGCCGATCTTCTTCTGGGACCTCGAGGCGTACGTGATGTCGTCGATGTCGGTGGATGCTTCGGCGAACCCGGTGCTCGCCGCGCTCGGCCCCTACACCGACCCGTGGTATCTCGCGCTGATGTTCGGCAGCTGGATCGCCTACGGGCTCGTCGTCTGGTTCGCCTACCTCGACTACGCGGCACTCAGGCGGCTCGGCTACGCGCGCCGCTTCCACTGGGCGTGGGCATTCCTCTCCTCGCTCGTCTACGTCATCGGCCGTTCGGTCGTGGTGCGGGGGCAGGCCGGTCGCGGGTTCCTGCCGATGGCGGCGGCGATCGCGTTGTCGGTCGTGCTCACGATCGGCGTGGTGACGTGGGTCGCGGTCATGATGGTGAACCTCTTCTCGAGCTCGATGGAGATGTACTCCTCGTACTGA
- a CDS encoding alpha/beta fold hydrolase — protein sequence MGHIAVGEENSTPIGLYYEDHGAGQPVVLIHGYPLNGQSWERQTRELLAAGYRVITYDRRGFGQSSKAGSGYDYDTFAADLNTVMETLDLRDVILVGFSMGTGELARYVARYGHERVAKLAFLAALEPYLVARSDNPEGVPQMVFDEIEAQARDDRYAWYTQFFTDFYNLDETLGNRISQEAVTGSWQVAISSAPVAASAVVSSWIEDFRGDVEAVRASGKPALILHGTADRILPIDATARRFRQALPDAQYVEITGAPHGLLWTHAPEVNAVLLAFMAPHLD from the coding sequence ATGGGACACATCGCCGTCGGGGAGGAGAACAGCACGCCGATCGGGCTGTACTACGAGGATCATGGCGCAGGCCAGCCTGTGGTGCTCATCCACGGGTATCCGCTGAACGGCCAGAGCTGGGAGCGTCAGACCCGGGAGTTGCTCGCTGCCGGATACCGGGTCATCACCTATGACCGTCGGGGCTTCGGCCAGTCCTCGAAGGCCGGTTCGGGCTACGACTACGACACCTTCGCCGCCGATCTGAACACGGTGATGGAGACCCTCGACCTCCGAGACGTCATCCTCGTCGGGTTCTCGATGGGAACCGGCGAACTCGCCCGTTACGTGGCACGATACGGCCACGAACGGGTCGCGAAGCTCGCGTTCCTCGCCGCCCTGGAGCCGTACCTCGTCGCCCGGTCGGACAATCCCGAGGGCGTTCCCCAGATGGTCTTCGATGAGATCGAAGCACAGGCGAGGGATGATCGGTACGCCTGGTACACGCAGTTCTTCACCGACTTCTACAACCTCGACGAGACCCTCGGCAACCGAATCAGCCAGGAGGCCGTCACCGGCAGCTGGCAGGTCGCGATCTCGAGCGCACCCGTGGCGGCGTCTGCCGTGGTGTCGTCGTGGATCGAAGACTTCCGTGGGGATGTCGAGGCGGTTCGCGCCAGCGGCAAGCCCGCGCTCATCCTCCACGGCACGGCCGACAGGATCCTCCCGATCGACGCGACGGCCCGCCGGTTCCGGCAGGCGCTGCCCGACGCGCAGTACGTGGAGATCACCGGGGCTCCGCACGGGCTGCTGTGGACGCACGCCCCCGAGGTCAACGCCGTGCTGCTCGCCTTCATGGCACCGCACCTCGACTGA
- a CDS encoding SRPBCC family protein — protein sequence MVSSFSLVTRTTVPVEQLFDASLSIDEHVASMRQSSERAIGGVTGGSIGLGETVTWRARHFGVWFTMTAQITSLDRPDRFVDEQTSGPFRSFRHEHSFGRDGEITVMVDTLTIGSPIFGRLAERTALVPYLRRLIRIRNRHLVAVLEEATGTT from the coding sequence GTGGTCAGTTCCTTTTCTCTCGTCACCCGAACGACAGTGCCGGTGGAGCAGCTGTTCGATGCCTCCCTGAGCATCGACGAGCACGTGGCGTCGATGCGGCAGTCGAGCGAGCGAGCGATCGGCGGTGTCACCGGCGGATCGATCGGGCTCGGCGAGACCGTGACCTGGCGTGCGCGGCACTTCGGGGTCTGGTTCACGATGACCGCGCAGATCACCAGTCTTGATCGACCCGATCGGTTCGTCGACGAGCAGACCAGCGGACCGTTCCGCTCCTTTCGCCATGAGCACTCGTTCGGCCGGGACGGCGAGATCACCGTCATGGTCGACACGTTGACGATCGGGTCGCCGATCTTCGGACGGCTCGCCGAGCGCACGGCGCTGGTGCCCTACCTGCGCCGGCTGATCCGCATCCGCAACCGCCACCTCGTTGCGGTGCTCGAGGAGGCGACCGGCACCACATGA
- a CDS encoding alpha/beta fold hydrolase — protein MGTKAAPRRPPRRPESSLAERWTTVDGIALFYRESPQPPDAPAMMHLHGFGLSGRYLLPTAERLADQFHTLVPDLPGFGRSGRAANALDVPDLAHAAARFLDDRGIEKATLVGNSMGCPVILEFAHHYPERIERAVLVSPAGGVYNQPLGRAVGQLTRDGGREPPRMMKVAVPDYLRFGVPSTFKMFRALTQYPSLERLLELHVPTLVVIGERDPLMPGATRVQEVAAATDNHVLLVKIEGAAHAINFSHSGELAHLIRLFMADRPIVDDPASPGHASLTEIHRGTHLPPHQGTSQRPGS, from the coding sequence ATGGGCACGAAAGCGGCGCCCCGGCGGCCTCCCAGGCGGCCGGAGTCGAGTCTGGCCGAGCGGTGGACCACGGTCGACGGCATCGCCCTGTTCTACCGCGAATCCCCGCAGCCACCGGATGCCCCGGCGATGATGCACCTGCACGGTTTCGGCCTCTCGGGGCGATACCTGCTGCCGACCGCAGAGCGCCTCGCCGACCAGTTCCACACCCTGGTGCCCGACCTGCCCGGCTTCGGCCGCAGCGGCAGGGCCGCGAATGCGCTCGACGTGCCCGACCTCGCGCACGCTGCTGCCCGCTTCCTCGACGATCGCGGCATCGAGAAGGCCACCCTCGTCGGCAACTCGATGGGCTGCCCGGTCATCCTCGAATTCGCACACCATTACCCCGAGCGCATCGAGCGGGCCGTGCTCGTCTCACCGGCCGGCGGCGTCTACAACCAGCCGCTCGGCCGCGCGGTCGGCCAGCTCACCCGTGACGGCGGCCGCGAGCCCCCGCGCATGATGAAGGTCGCCGTGCCCGACTACCTTCGCTTCGGCGTGCCCAGCACCTTCAAGATGTTCCGGGCCCTCACGCAGTACCCGTCGCTCGAACGTCTGCTCGAGCTCCACGTTCCGACGCTCGTCGTCATCGGCGAACGCGATCCGCTCATGCCCGGTGCGACCCGGGTGCAGGAGGTCGCCGCAGCGACCGACAACCACGTGCTGCTCGTCAAGATCGAGGGCGCGGCGCACGCGATCAACTTCAGCCACTCGGGTGAGCTCGCCCATCTCATCCGACTGTTCATGGCCGACAGACCGATCGTCGACGACCCCGCATCCCCCGGACACGCGAGCCTCACCGAGATCCACCGCGGCACGCACCTGCCGCCGCATCAGGGCACATCGCAGCGTCCGGGTTCGTAG
- a CDS encoding ATP-binding protein — translation MPKLLDRRSERHELEQLLAAAQAGRSGALVVRGEAGIGKTALLDHLRDMAEASGFRVESSTGVEAESQFAFAGLHQLCAPLLDRIGVLPEPQQIALGVALGRQGGAAPDRFLVGLATLNLLAEVAEHGPLLCLADDAQWLDHASAEVLAFVARRVSAEQLVLVFGVRDPAEGTAHTFAGLPDLRLNGLDETNARVLLGTAVRAAFDDGVRDRIIAEARGNPLALLELPGSMQPARLAGGFQLPDLMDVPGRVEDSFRRRSGSLPETTQALLLVAAAEPTGDAALLWRAAAQLEISPEAAAPAESAGLLEIDSRVRFRHPLVRSAVYRAATPPDRRRAHSALATATDPLLDPDRRAWHGAQAVMGADEQAAAELERSAGRARARGGFAAAGAFMQRSAELTPEPSDRTRRALDAAHAKHEAGASDAALELLAVAEAGPLDTLQRARVDLLRAQIAFHVSRGTEAPGMLLDAARMLAPLDAALSRETYLYALDAAIINGGSAGAGIAEATLVACDPGPTARPVDLLLDGLATTMARGYSAGVPRLRLALEAFRDADRADVVHDDRDQPWLWLAGRIAVGILDDELAHVLSDRTVRLTRAAGALAGLPAALNFQANVLVISGQLARAGELAAEASAITDSTGGVQLRHAHTILAAWCGDRAVTTELSDLTFHDASYPEDGAEVALAQYATAVLHNGLGEYPAAQEAAARACSTDELSISSVSLPELIEASVRAGDPERAALALERLSSRARACGTPWALGLEARSRALTSTGPDAEDHYREALALLGDSRMTGETARAHLVYGEWLRREGRRQDAREQLREAHELLSHMGAQAFASRAARELRATGEHPRKRTARSTDELTAQELHIARLVATGATSREVGSQLFLSPRTIEAHLRNIFRKLDLTSRRQLREFSLP, via the coding sequence GTGCCGAAGCTTCTGGACAGGCGCTCTGAGCGCCACGAGCTCGAGCAACTTCTGGCCGCGGCGCAAGCCGGGCGCAGCGGGGCGCTCGTCGTGCGCGGCGAGGCTGGAATCGGGAAGACCGCCCTGCTCGATCACCTGCGCGACATGGCAGAAGCATCCGGGTTCCGGGTGGAGTCATCGACGGGAGTCGAGGCCGAATCGCAGTTCGCGTTCGCCGGGTTGCATCAGTTGTGTGCACCGCTGCTCGACCGCATAGGGGTGCTGCCGGAACCGCAGCAGATCGCCCTCGGAGTGGCGTTGGGCAGGCAAGGCGGTGCCGCTCCAGACCGGTTCCTCGTCGGATTGGCGACCCTCAACCTTCTCGCCGAGGTCGCCGAGCATGGCCCGTTGCTCTGTCTCGCCGACGATGCGCAGTGGCTCGACCACGCGTCCGCCGAGGTGCTGGCGTTCGTGGCCCGGCGGGTGTCGGCCGAGCAATTGGTGTTGGTGTTCGGTGTGCGCGACCCCGCAGAGGGCACTGCACATACGTTCGCCGGCCTGCCCGATCTGCGTCTGAACGGGCTCGACGAGACGAATGCCCGGGTGCTGCTGGGCACAGCCGTGCGGGCGGCGTTCGACGACGGCGTTCGCGACCGGATCATCGCGGAGGCGCGGGGAAACCCGCTCGCGCTGCTCGAGCTGCCCGGGAGCATGCAACCTGCTCGGCTTGCGGGAGGCTTCCAACTGCCAGACCTCATGGATGTCCCGGGCCGCGTCGAAGACAGTTTCCGACGCCGCTCGGGCAGCCTGCCAGAGACCACGCAGGCTCTGCTGCTGGTGGCCGCGGCCGAACCGACGGGAGACGCGGCTCTGCTGTGGCGCGCGGCTGCTCAGCTCGAGATCTCCCCTGAGGCGGCCGCGCCGGCGGAATCCGCCGGGTTGCTCGAGATCGACTCCCGAGTGCGGTTTCGCCATCCGCTGGTGCGCTCGGCGGTGTATCGGGCCGCAACCCCGCCCGACCGCCGCCGGGCGCACAGCGCGTTGGCCACGGCAACCGACCCCCTGCTCGACCCCGACCGGCGCGCATGGCACGGCGCGCAAGCGGTCATGGGCGCCGACGAGCAGGCCGCAGCAGAGTTGGAGCGTTCAGCAGGGCGAGCGCGTGCCCGCGGCGGATTCGCAGCCGCGGGAGCGTTCATGCAGCGATCCGCAGAGCTGACGCCCGAGCCGTCCGACCGCACGAGACGCGCGTTGGACGCCGCGCATGCCAAGCACGAGGCCGGTGCATCGGATGCCGCCCTGGAACTGCTCGCGGTCGCGGAGGCCGGGCCGCTCGACACGCTGCAGCGCGCACGAGTCGATCTGCTGCGCGCTCAGATCGCGTTCCACGTGTCGCGTGGCACGGAGGCGCCGGGAATGCTGCTGGATGCCGCCAGGATGCTCGCCCCGTTGGACGCAGCGCTGTCTCGCGAGACGTACCTCTACGCACTCGATGCGGCGATCATCAACGGCGGCTCCGCCGGTGCGGGCATCGCCGAGGCGACGCTTGTCGCTTGCGACCCGGGGCCGACGGCGCGGCCGGTCGACCTGCTCCTGGACGGACTTGCGACGACCATGGCCCGGGGGTACTCGGCAGGGGTTCCTCGACTGCGGCTCGCGCTGGAGGCGTTTCGTGACGCCGACCGCGCGGACGTTGTGCACGACGATCGGGATCAGCCGTGGCTGTGGCTGGCGGGCCGAATCGCCGTCGGAATCCTCGACGACGAGCTGGCTCACGTGCTGTCCGACCGCACCGTTCGCCTGACGCGTGCCGCCGGCGCACTGGCAGGGCTCCCCGCCGCCCTGAACTTCCAGGCCAACGTTCTCGTCATCAGCGGGCAGCTCGCCCGCGCCGGCGAGTTGGCTGCCGAGGCGTCGGCGATCACCGACTCGACCGGCGGCGTTCAGCTGCGTCACGCGCACACCATCCTGGCTGCCTGGTGTGGCGACCGAGCTGTGACGACCGAACTGAGCGATCTCACATTCCACGATGCCAGCTACCCCGAGGACGGTGCCGAGGTTGCCTTGGCACAGTATGCGACAGCAGTGCTTCACAACGGGCTCGGCGAGTATCCGGCCGCTCAGGAGGCTGCGGCGAGGGCGTGCAGCACCGACGAGCTGTCGATCAGCAGCGTCAGCCTGCCCGAGCTGATCGAAGCATCCGTTCGTGCCGGCGACCCGGAACGCGCGGCACTCGCGCTCGAGCGGTTGAGTTCGCGAGCCCGTGCCTGTGGCACGCCGTGGGCGCTCGGCCTCGAGGCACGTTCACGGGCACTGACGAGCACCGGCCCCGATGCCGAAGACCACTACCGTGAGGCGCTGGCACTCCTCGGAGACTCCAGGATGACCGGCGAAACCGCCCGCGCCCACTTGGTCTACGGGGAGTGGCTGCGCCGCGAGGGTCGTCGGCAGGATGCACGCGAACAGCTGCGGGAGGCCCACGAGCTTCTGTCGCACATGGGTGCGCAGGCGTTCGCCTCACGAGCCGCCCGTGAGCTACGCGCCACCGGGGAGCATCCGCGCAAACGAACCGCCCGGTCCACCGACGAACTCACCGCCCAGGAGCTTCACATCGCGCGCCTCGTGGCCACCGGGGCGACGTCGAGAGAAGTCGGCTCGCAACTGTTCCTGAGTCCGCGCACGATCGAAGCCCACTTGCGGAACATCTTCCGCAAGCTCGACCTCACCTCGCGCCGTCAACTCAGAGAGTTCTCCCTTCCGTGA
- a CDS encoding PHP domain-containing protein, translated as MDPVAALEEIAFLLERDRASAYKSKAFRRAAEIIRPLDAEEVAARVGDGRLKRTAGIGDSTLAVIAQAVEGGVPARLAELRAKAGLSPEGARTGLRAQLRGDLHSHTDWSDGTTSLETMARAAEALDLEYLAVTDHSPSLRVANGLSAERLTAQRHAIAEAAAGAGGIRLLRGIEVDIMLDGTLDQTPEMLDGLDVVVASVHSKLRTEAPEMTKRMLRAIADPHTNVLGHCTGRLVEGARGTRPPSTFDAQPVFEACAEHGVAVEINSRPERQDPPDELIAVALEAGCLFSIDSDAHAPGHLTFLELGAARATANGVPAERIVTTWPVERLLEWSRDRSA; from the coding sequence ATGGACCCCGTCGCCGCGCTCGAGGAGATCGCCTTCCTGCTCGAACGCGATCGCGCCTCGGCGTACAAGTCGAAGGCGTTCCGGCGGGCGGCCGAGATCATCCGCCCGCTCGACGCCGAAGAGGTCGCGGCTCGCGTCGGCGACGGCCGGTTGAAGCGCACGGCCGGCATCGGCGACTCGACGCTCGCGGTCATCGCCCAAGCGGTCGAGGGCGGCGTGCCCGCGCGTCTCGCGGAGCTCCGGGCGAAGGCCGGCCTCTCGCCCGAGGGCGCGCGCACCGGTCTCCGCGCGCAGTTGCGCGGCGATCTGCACAGCCACACCGACTGGTCCGACGGCACGACGAGCCTCGAGACGATGGCCAGGGCGGCTGAGGCACTCGACCTCGAGTACCTCGCCGTCACCGACCATTCGCCGAGCCTGCGCGTCGCCAACGGGCTGAGCGCCGAGCGACTCACGGCACAGCGGCACGCGATCGCCGAGGCGGCGGCGGGGGCCGGCGGCATCCGTCTGCTTCGCGGCATCGAGGTCGACATCATGCTCGACGGCACCCTCGACCAGACTCCAGAGATGCTCGACGGGCTCGACGTCGTGGTCGCGAGCGTGCATTCCAAGCTCCGCACCGAGGCGCCCGAGATGACGAAGCGGATGCTGCGCGCCATCGCAGACCCGCACACGAACGTGCTCGGGCACTGCACCGGCCGGCTCGTCGAGGGCGCGCGCGGCACTCGCCCGCCGTCGACCTTCGACGCGCAGCCGGTCTTCGAGGCGTGCGCCGAGCACGGCGTCGCCGTCGAGATCAATTCGCGGCCCGAGCGGCAGGATCCGCCCGATGAGCTGATCGCGGTCGCGCTCGAGGCGGGGTGCCTGTTCTCGATCGACAGCGATGCGCACGCTCCGGGGCACCTGACGTTCCTCGAACTCGGGGCCGCCCGCGCGACGGCGAACGGCGTGCCCGCCGAACGCATCGTCACGACATGGCCGGTCGAGCGGCTGCTCGAGTGGAGTCGCGACCGCTCGGCGTGA